The window ACCTCGGAGAAGTTGCCGGACTGGGTGGAGATGAAGGAGATCCGCGAGGACTCGCTGTCCAGATACCAGGCGGCCTGGGCCGACAGCGCCAGGCAGGTGGCAAGCAGAAACGTCAGCAGTTTGGACATGGGCACTCTTGAGTCTACGCCTTCAGGCGCAACGATAGCCGCCCCGCGGCACCTTGCAACCCTGCCGCGCCGGAGCACTGGTTCGCGAACCGCCCACGCTGCCCCTGCGCTTCTCTGCTGCGCGTCAGCCATACGGCGCTACAAATGGTTATGCATCTGTTAAGTGTCGAGCGCCACTTTTGTAGATACCGTCTTGTCACTCAGTGGGCAAGGGCCAGGCGAGCATCAAAGGGTTGGCCCGACTTGAGTACGCCATAGGCGATGTGCAGCAGTTTGCGCATCGCCGCGCAGACGATCTGCTTGCCGGCCTTGCCGCGGGCTCGCAGGCGCTGTGCCAGGGCTTTGATGGCCGGATTGTGGCTCAGCGAGACGACCGCCGGCATGTACAGGCCGGTGCGCAGACGAGCCGAGCCCACGCGGGAGATGCGCACGCGGCCCTTGTGCTGGCCCGACTCCTGCAGCTTCGGGTTCAGCCCGGCGAACGCGGTAATTGCCCGGGCATTCTTGAACTGCAGCGGATCGCCCAGCTCCGCCAGGAGCAAGGCGGCCGTCTGCTCGCCGATGCCATCGATGCTGACCAGCAGATCGCGCTTACTGCACAGGTCCGGGTCGTCGTCGAGGTGGTCCCGAATCGCCTTCAGGGTCTCGGCAATCTGCTGCTCGACATGCTCCAGCACCGAACGGATCGAATCCTGCACGCTGGCATCGGCGACATCCAGGCGATTGCGCTCCATCTGCTCGATCTCCTTGAGGTCCTGCAGACGCCGCACCAACGCGCGCAGGCGGCGTATCGCCGGTGGCTCGGGCTGCCAGGCGCGTAACTCATCCACGTGCCGCTGGCCGTAGCTGGCCATCAGCTTGGCGTCGACCTGGTCCGTCTTGACCCGCTGCAGCTGGCTCCGGGCGTAGCTGGCAAGCTGCGCGGGATTCATCACACAGACCCGGTAGCCCAGGCCGTGCAGGTGCTCGGCCAGCGCCTCGTGATAGGTGCCGGTGGCCTCCATCACGAGCCAGGCACCCGGCTCGGCGTACTGCTGCAGCCACTCCTGGAGTACCTGGAAACCGGCGGCGCTGTTGGCCAACTTGGCCTTAGTGCGGTACTTACCGTTGGTTTGCAGGGTGGCGATGTCGAAACTGTGCTTGGCGATGTCGATGCCGACGATGCTGGACATGAAGACTCCTCAGCTAATCCATTCAGGATGATCATCACTGCACCCGGCCCTACCTTGTGAATGCGAGCTCTCACCTGTCGTGGGCCCTAGATACCGTTCGGACTGTTCGAGTGAGTGTGGAGGGCTGGAGCACTATCTACAAAGCTGGCTCGAGGCCTTAGGGTGGGTACGACTTCCAGGCCCTCCCCCGATGATCAGTCGGGGACTATCCCCCTCACGGGACGATAGTCGAGATACAAGGGTGGGTTAGCTGCACAGCGGCGTAACCCACCGACGGTGCCAGCATGGGCACCGGGGTCCAGCAGGGTTGGTGGGTTACGCCTACGGCTAACCCACCCTACGCATCATCGCGCCCCGGCACCACTTACCGGCCGGCACGCCCCAACTCGCAAGATCCGAGACAGGCGCTCAGGACTCCGGCAGCGCCGCCGCTTGCGGCAGCAGCCGGCAGCCCTCGTGCGGGCCGATCCAGGCCGCGCTCTGGGTGCTGCCCAGGCCGCGGGCGGTCACCCGCTTGTTCGCCGCGTCGTCGAAGAACGCGCTGGTGGGCAGGTACTGTTTGACGTAGCCGACGCAGTAGTCGGCCGGGTTAGCCATCACATAGCGGCAGGAGCAGTACTCCTTGGCCGAGTAGGCGCCGATGATGGCGGGAAAGGCGGCCAGGTCGGCGCGATACTGCCAGGCCAGGCCGGCCAAAGCGGCGAGCAGCAACAGCAGCGCGGCGCTGAACGGCCGGCGCTGGATGAAGGGACGGTAGCTCATCGGGTTGCCTCCACGGCGAACGCCGCCTGTACGCGCTTGAGAAGTTCGTTGTGCGAGTAGCTGTGGTCGCGGTCATCGCCGTAGCGCACCACCACCAAGTGCTCACTGGGGATCACATAGAGCCCCTGGCCCCAGTGGCCGAGCGCGGCGAAGGCATCCTCGGGCACATCCGCCCACGGCTTGGCCGCGCCATTGATCGGCACGTTCAGCCACCACATGCCGCCGGGCACCGCCTCGCCGGGTTTCTGCGGGTCGGCCTGGTAGTTGGCGAACGGCGTGCGGTTGAAGGCGACCCAGGCCGCTGGCAGCACCTGGCGCTGGTCCCAGCGCCCGTCGCGCTGCATTAGCAGGCCGACGCGCGCCAGATCGCGCGCAGTCATGTAGGCGTAGGACGAGGCGACGAAGGTGCCCTGGGCGTCGCTTTCCCATACCACGCTGGTGATCCCCAGCGGCTCGAACAGCGCGGTCCAGGGGTAATCCTTGTAGGCCTGCTCGCCGACCATGCCGCGCAAGGCGGCGGACAGCAGGTTGGTGTCGCCGCTGGAGTAGCGGAAGCGCGTGCCCGGCGCCACTTCCTGGGCGAGGCTCGCGGCGTAGGCGGCCATGTCATCGCGGCCGCGGGTGTAGAGCATGGCCACCACGGTGGAGGTCAGCGGCGCATATTCGTAGCCCTCCTGCCACGCCAGGCCCGAAGCCCAGTTGAGCAGGTGGCCGAGCTTCAGCTGCGGATGACTGGCCAGCGGCGGGTAGTACTTGGCGGCGGCATCGTCGAGCTTGAACAAGCCGGCGCCGTACGCGGTGCCGAGGGTCGCGGACAGCAGGCTCTTGCTGATCGACCAGGTCAGGTGCGGGGTTTGCGCCTTGGTCGGTCCGGCATAGCGCTCGTAGATGATCTCGCCGTCGCGGATCACCAGCAGCGCGTCGGTGCGGATGCCCTGGCGAGTGGTGTCGTCGCGGGTCGGGAAGGCATAGGTTTCCAGGGCATCGACGGCGGCGCTGCGCGGTGCCGGAGCACTGGCCCAGTCGGCAGCGGGCCAGGTTTCTGCGGATGCAAGGGGGATGGCGGCGCACAGCGCGAGCGACAGGCTCAGGCGGCGCAAGGCGGGAACGGGCATCGAAAGGCCTCTTGTTGGCGACGAAGCGCGCACCCTAGCACGCCGCCGATCACCGCCAGAAGGGCCGAACGTGCCGCGTGAAGCGGCAAATGGCGCGAGACATCCGCAGTGGCGTCACCGCCATAGGAGGGCTTGCGCAGCGACACCCGGCGCAGATCGTAGGGTGGAGGTCGCTTTTCACATCCACCGGCTGTTGGTGGAAAACGCTTCGCGGTTTTCCACCCTACGACTAACCCAGCCTAAGCAAGCCCTCGTCCATCGATGGGCTATGCGAACGCCGCCAACGCCTTCTCCAGGCGCTTGGCGCGCGGACCGCTGGCCACATCGAGCAGGCGCTGGTCGCGCTGCCAGACCGCCGCCAGCTCTGCCGGGCCAGCGGCGAAGGCCGCGTCGATCTGCGCCCGCAAGGCCGCCTGCTGGGCGAACAGACCGCCGAGCAGCACATGGGTGGCGGCCGAGCCGGCCGGCTGCCGGGCCACCTCGGCGCAACCGGCGAGCAGGCCGAGCAAGCTCAGGCACAGCGCCTGCGGCCAGCCGTGCGCGCTGGCGATGCCGTACTGCCAGGCGCTGACCGCGGCCATCACATGCAGATCCTCGAGGCTGCGGAACGGCTTGGTGTAATCGTCCCAGCCGTCGCCGGCCAGGCGCTCGCAGTGGGCGCCGTCCAGATGCAGGCGGCCGTGGCTGATGTCCGGCATCAACGGCAGGGCCGGCAGGGTTTCGATGCGCACCCCCGGCGCGCCGCGATAGACCACGCACAAGGCCACCCGCGGCGCGCTGCCGGGCGCCTCGTCGCGGGCGGCGACCAGCAGCCAGTCGGCGGCGTCGGCGGCGGTGACGAAGTCCTTGCGCCCATTCAGGGTCAGGCCGTCCAGGCGGCAGCGCAGATCCGCCGGGCGCACGCTCTTGTTCTCGGTCACGCACAGCGCGCCGAGGGTCGCCGGCGCCGACGGCCACAGCGCGCGCAGGGCCGCCTGGTAACCGGCGAGAAACGCCAGCCCCGGCGAAGCCTCCAGCTGCCCGCCGAGCAGCGCCAGCTCGAACGGGCTGGGCGCTTCGCCGAGGCGATCCAGCAGCGCGGCGTACCACTCCTCCAGCGCCGGGCTGGCGGGCAGGCGGTCACGGGTTTCCAGCAGGCGCTGCCAGGGCATGGGCGTTCTCCATCAGTTGGGGCTGTCATCGAGGTATCACCAAAGCGTCACTGAGGTGACACCGGGGCTACCTAACTTGAGCTTGCACAACAAAGTCGACTGGCCGCAACCCATAAAGGCTGGCTTACGGAGGCTCAAGATGACCCGGATTGCCCGTTCTACCGACAGCAATGCCCCGCAACGCCGCCTGCAGGCCGAACGCCTGAGCGGGCCGCAGGCCCTGCGCGAGGCCCAGGCCCTGCGCTTCCAGGTGTTCAGCGCCGAGTTCGGCGCCAAGCTCAAGGGCGCCGAACTGGGCCTCGACATGGACGACTACGACGGCCACTGCGCGCATATCGGCGTGCGCGACCTCGGCAGCGGTCGGCTGGTCGCCACCACCCGCCTGCTCGACCATCGCGCCGCCGCCAGCCTCGGTCGCTACTACAGCGAGGAGGAGTTCAGCCTGCACGGCCTGGCCGGGCTGCAGGGCCCGCTGCTGGAAATTGGCCGCACCTGCGTCGACCCGGCCTATCGCAACGGCGGCACCATCGCCGTGCTGTGGAGCGAGC is drawn from Pseudomonas cavernae and contains these coding sequences:
- a CDS encoding IS110 family transposase, encoding MSSIVGIDIAKHSFDIATLQTNGKYRTKAKLANSAAGFQVLQEWLQQYAEPGAWLVMEATGTYHEALAEHLHGLGYRVCVMNPAQLASYARSQLQRVKTDQVDAKLMASYGQRHVDELRAWQPEPPAIRRLRALVRRLQDLKEIEQMERNRLDVADASVQDSIRSVLEHVEQQIAETLKAIRDHLDDDPDLCSKRDLLVSIDGIGEQTAALLLAELGDPLQFKNARAITAFAGLNPKLQESGQHKGRVRISRVGSARLRTGLYMPAVVSLSHNPAIKALAQRLRARGKAGKQIVCAAMRKLLHIAYGVLKSGQPFDARLALAH
- a CDS encoding amidase — encoded protein: MSYRPFIQRRPFSAALLLLLAALAGLAWQYRADLAAFPAIIGAYSAKEYCSCRYVMANPADYCVGYVKQYLPTSAFFDDAANKRVTARGLGSTQSAAWIGPHEGCRLLPQAAALPES
- a CDS encoding serine hydrolase domain-containing protein yields the protein MPVPALRRLSLSLALCAAIPLASAETWPAADWASAPAPRSAAVDALETYAFPTRDDTTRQGIRTDALLVIRDGEIIYERYAGPTKAQTPHLTWSISKSLLSATLGTAYGAGLFKLDDAAAKYYPPLASHPQLKLGHLLNWASGLAWQEGYEYAPLTSTVVAMLYTRGRDDMAAYAASLAQEVAPGTRFRYSSGDTNLLSAALRGMVGEQAYKDYPWTALFEPLGITSVVWESDAQGTFVASSYAYMTARDLARVGLLMQRDGRWDQRQVLPAAWVAFNRTPFANYQADPQKPGEAVPGGMWWLNVPINGAAKPWADVPEDAFAALGHWGQGLYVIPSEHLVVVRYGDDRDHSYSHNELLKRVQAAFAVEATR
- a CDS encoding acyl-CoA dehydrogenase family protein, whose product is MPWQRLLETRDRLPASPALEEWYAALLDRLGEAPSPFELALLGGQLEASPGLAFLAGYQAALRALWPSAPATLGALCVTENKSVRPADLRCRLDGLTLNGRKDFVTAADAADWLLVAARDEAPGSAPRVALCVVYRGAPGVRIETLPALPLMPDISHGRLHLDGAHCERLAGDGWDDYTKPFRSLEDLHVMAAVSAWQYGIASAHGWPQALCLSLLGLLAGCAEVARQPAGSAATHVLLGGLFAQQAALRAQIDAAFAAGPAELAAVWQRDQRLLDVASGPRAKRLEKALAAFA
- the olsB gene encoding L-ornithine N(alpha)-acyltransferase, whose amino-acid sequence is MTRIARSTDSNAPQRRLQAERLSGPQALREAQALRFQVFSAEFGAKLKGAELGLDMDDYDGHCAHIGVRDLGSGRLVATTRLLDHRAAASLGRYYSEEEFSLHGLAGLQGPLLEIGRTCVDPAYRNGGTIAVLWSELAEVLNEGGYRYLMGCASIPMQDGGVQAEAIMQRLRERYLCTEHLRAEPRLPLPTLELPGNVIAELPPLLKAYMRLGAKVCGEPCWDPDFQVADVFILLKRDELCPRYARHFKAAV